A single Pseudomonas sp. MM223 DNA region contains:
- the yfcG_2 gene encoding Disulfide-bond oxidoreductase YfcG (*Name yfcG_2), protein MTDLSAFPITRKWPAKHPERLQLYSLPTPNGVKVSIMLEEIGLAYEAHKVSFDNDDQLSPEFISLSANNKIPAILDPNGPGGQPLPLFESGAILQYLAEKSGQLLSRDPAQRYQTLQWLMFQMGGIGPMFGQVGFFHFFAGKEYEDKRPRDRYVNESKRLLGVLDRHLKGREWMVDAYSIADIAIFPWVRNLVERYNARELVDFDQFKEVQRVLGTFLERSAVQRGLKIPG, encoded by the coding sequence ATGACCGATCTCAGTGCTTTCCCTATCACCCGCAAGTGGCCCGCCAAACACCCCGAACGCCTGCAGCTTTACTCGCTGCCGACGCCCAACGGCGTCAAGGTATCGATCATGCTCGAAGAAATCGGCCTGGCCTACGAGGCGCACAAGGTCAGCTTCGACAACGATGACCAGCTGAGCCCCGAGTTCATCTCGCTCAGTGCCAACAACAAGATCCCGGCCATCCTGGACCCCAACGGCCCGGGCGGCCAGCCGTTGCCGCTGTTTGAGTCCGGGGCGATCTTGCAGTACCTGGCGGAGAAAAGCGGGCAACTGCTTAGCCGGGACCCTGCCCAGCGTTACCAGACCCTGCAGTGGCTGATGTTCCAGATGGGCGGTATCGGGCCGATGTTCGGCCAGGTTGGGTTCTTTCATTTCTTTGCGGGCAAGGAATATGAAGACAAGCGTCCGCGTGACCGCTATGTCAACGAGTCCAAGCGGCTGCTGGGCGTGCTGGACCGGCATTTGAAAGGCCGGGAGTGGATGGTGGACGCGTACAGCATCGCTGACATCGCCATCTTCCCTTGGGTGCGTAACCTGGTGGAGCGTTACAACGCACGGGAATTGGTGGATTTTGACCAGTTCAAGGAAGTGCAGCGGGTGCTGGGCACGTTCCTCGAACGGTCGGCGGTGCAGCGCGGTCTTAAAATCCCGGGCTGA
- the uvrC gene encoding UvrABC system protein C (*Name uvrC): MSQVFDASAFLATCSGRPGVYRMFDAEARLLYVGKAKNLKKRLASYFRKTGLAPKTAALVARIAQVETTITANETEALLLEQNLIKEWRPPYNILLRDDKSYPYVFLSDGEFPRLGIHRGAKKAKGRYFGPYPSAGAIRESLSLLQKAFSVRQCEDSYYANRTRPCLQYQIKRCKGPCTGLVTAEEYADDVRHSVMFLEGRSQQLGNELNAEMEKAAMALNFEKAAELRDQIALLRRVQDQQYIEGGSGDVDVIAAFVNPGGACVHLISVRGGRVLGSKNFFPQVGIEEEVAEVMAAFLSQYYLGNAERELPGELIVNVVHEDFDAITEALHTLRGRELTISHRVRGTRARWQQLAVTNAEQALNARLANRQHMAARFEALAEVLGLDEVPQRLECYDISHSSGEATVASCVVFGPEGALKSDYRRFNIEGVTAGDDYAAMHQALTRRYGRIKDGEGKLPDVLLVDGGKGQLNMARDVMQELGFTDLTLLGVAKGVTRKAGFETLYLNDVHHEFTLKGDSPALHLIQQIRDEAHRFAITGHRARRGKARRVSSLEDVAGVGPKRRRDLLKHFGGLQELNRASIDEIAKAPGISKKLAESIYASLHSE; this comes from the coding sequence ATGTCCCAAGTGTTTGATGCCAGCGCATTCCTGGCGACCTGCAGTGGTCGCCCGGGCGTTTACCGGATGTTCGATGCCGAAGCCCGGCTGCTTTACGTGGGCAAGGCCAAGAACCTTAAAAAACGCCTGGCCAGCTATTTCCGCAAGACCGGCCTGGCGCCCAAGACCGCTGCGCTGGTGGCCCGTATCGCCCAGGTTGAAACCACCATCACCGCCAACGAAACCGAGGCGTTGCTGCTGGAGCAGAACCTGATCAAGGAATGGCGGCCGCCGTACAACATCCTGCTGCGCGACGATAAATCCTACCCCTACGTGTTCCTGTCCGACGGCGAATTTCCGCGGTTGGGCATTCACCGTGGGGCGAAGAAGGCCAAGGGCCGCTACTTTGGCCCATACCCCAGCGCCGGGGCCATCCGCGAAAGCCTCAGCTTGCTGCAAAAAGCCTTTTCGGTGCGCCAGTGCGAAGACAGCTACTACGCCAACCGCACCCGGCCGTGCCTGCAATACCAGATCAAACGCTGCAAAGGGCCCTGCACCGGCCTGGTCACCGCCGAGGAATATGCCGATGACGTGCGCCACTCGGTGATGTTCCTTGAAGGCCGTAGCCAGCAATTGGGCAACGAGCTGAATGCCGAGATGGAGAAGGCCGCCATGGCCCTCAACTTCGAAAAGGCCGCCGAATTGCGCGACCAGATCGCCCTGTTGCGCCGCGTGCAGGACCAGCAGTACATCGAGGGCGGCAGCGGCGATGTCGATGTCATCGCCGCCTTCGTCAACCCCGGTGGTGCCTGCGTGCACTTGATCAGCGTGCGCGGTGGCCGGGTACTGGGCAGCAAGAACTTCTTCCCGCAGGTGGGCATCGAGGAAGAGGTGGCCGAGGTCATGGCTGCATTCCTTTCCCAGTACTACCTGGGTAATGCAGAGCGCGAACTGCCCGGCGAGTTGATCGTCAACGTGGTGCACGAAGACTTCGACGCCATCACCGAAGCACTGCATACGCTGCGTGGCCGCGAGCTGACCATCAGCCACCGGGTACGTGGCACCCGCGCCCGCTGGCAGCAACTGGCGGTGACCAATGCCGAGCAGGCGCTGAATGCCCGCCTGGCCAACCGCCAGCACATGGCTGCACGCTTCGAAGCCTTGGCCGAAGTGCTGGGCCTGGACGAGGTGCCTCAGCGGCTGGAATGCTACGACATCAGCCATTCCAGTGGCGAAGCCACCGTGGCCAGTTGTGTGGTTTTCGGCCCCGAAGGCGCGCTGAAGTCCGACTACCGCCGCTTCAACATCGAAGGCGTCACCGCCGGCGATGACTACGCTGCCATGCACCAGGCCCTGACCCGCCGCTACGGGCGTATCAAGGACGGCGAGGGCAAGCTGCCCGACGTGTTGCTGGTGGACGGCGGCAAGGGGCAATTGAACATGGCCCGCGATGTGATGCAGGAGCTGGGCTTTACCGACCTGACCCTGCTTGGTGTAGCCAAGGGCGTCACCCGCAAGGCCGGTTTCGAAACCCTGTACCTGAACGATGTGCACCACGAGTTCACCTTGAAAGGCGATTCACCGGCCCTGCACCTGATTCAGCAGATCCGCGACGAAGCCCACCGGTTCGCCATTACCGGCCACCGCGCCCGCCGCGGCAAGGCCCGTCGGGTGTCCAGCCTGGAGGATGTAGCCGGGGTAGGGCCCAAGCGCCGGCGCGACCTGCTGAAACACTTCGGCGGCCTGCAGGAGCTCAACCGCGCCAGTATCGATGAAATCGCCAAAGCACCCGGCATCAGTAAAAAGCTTGCCGAGTCGATTTATGCCAGCCTGCATAGCGAGTAG
- the gacA gene encoding Response regulator GacA (*Name gacA), translating to MIRVLVVDDHDLVRTGITRMLADIDGLQVVGEGDSGESALKLARELKPDVVLMDVKMPGIGGLEATRKLLRSHPDIKVVAVTVCEEDPFPTRLLQAGAAGYLTKGAGLDEMVQAIRLAFAGQRYISPQIAQQLALKPFQPQGSPFDTLSEREIQIALMIVGCQKVQIISDKLCLSPKTVNTYRYRIFEKLSVTSDVELTLLAVRHGMVDASL from the coding sequence TTGATTAGGGTCTTAGTGGTCGACGATCACGATCTGGTACGAACCGGTATTACCCGCATGCTGGCCGACATCGATGGCCTGCAGGTGGTGGGTGAGGGTGATTCGGGTGAGTCCGCGCTCAAGCTGGCACGTGAGCTGAAACCGGACGTGGTGCTGATGGATGTGAAAATGCCCGGCATCGGCGGCCTTGAAGCCACCCGCAAACTGCTGCGCAGCCACCCGGACATCAAGGTCGTGGCCGTGACTGTGTGCGAGGAAGACCCGTTCCCCACCCGCCTGTTGCAAGCCGGTGCCGCCGGCTACCTGACCAAGGGTGCAGGCCTTGACGAAATGGTCCAGGCCATTCGCCTGGCTTTTGCCGGCCAGCGCTACATCAGCCCGCAAATTGCCCAGCAGCTGGCACTGAAGCCGTTTCAGCCGCAGGGCTCACCGTTCGACACGCTGTCGGAGCGGGAAATCCAGATTGCCCTGATGATCGTCGGCTGCCAGAAAGTGCAGATCATCTCTGACAAGTTGTGCCTCTCGCCCAAGACCGTCAATACTTACCGTTATCGGATCTTTGAAAAACTCTCGGTCACCAGCGACGTCGAACTGACGTTGCTGGCCGTTCGCCACGGTATGGTCGACGCAAGCCTGTAA
- the pitA_1 gene encoding Low-affinity inorganic phosphate transporter 1 (*Name pitA_1), with amino-acid sequence MATPLLASQQHLAQRDPRPQLAHKPGRATLVLFFGLLLAGIAYTAWSLKQDVSASGTVITTVTPFLLLGLALLIALGFEFVNGFHDTANAVATVIYTNALPAPVAVVWSGLCNFLGVLLSSGAVAFGIIALLPVELILQVGSSAGFAMVFALLLAAIIWNLGTWWLGLPASSSHTLIGSIIGVGVANALMHGRDGTSGVDWAQASKVGYALLFSPLIGFACAALLLLALRALVKRQALYQAPQGQTPPPWWIRGVLILTCTGVSFAHGSNDGQKGMGLIMLILVGTLPMAYALNKTMPNEQALQFSAVAEVTRQALVRSNPHAAPADPRQTLTAFIGEPKASPQLVPALAALTGMIGEEVKGYGSLKRIPAEAMANVRNDMYLTSEAIRLIEKNRLVAFDADTRSHVQLFKTQLDDATRYIPLWVKVAVAIALGLGTMVGWRRIVVTVGEKIGKTHLSYAQGASAEVVAMCTIGAADMFGLPVSTTHVLSSGVAGTMVANGSGIQKRTLFNLLMAWVLTLPAAMLLAGSLYWLLNHIL; translated from the coding sequence ATGGCAACCCCGTTACTGGCCAGCCAGCAGCACCTGGCCCAACGCGACCCCCGCCCGCAGCTTGCCCACAAGCCTGGGCGCGCCACCCTCGTGTTGTTCTTCGGCCTGCTGCTGGCCGGCATTGCCTACACCGCCTGGAGCCTGAAACAGGACGTCAGCGCCAGCGGCACGGTAATCACCACGGTCACGCCGTTTCTGCTGCTGGGCCTGGCACTGTTGATTGCCCTGGGCTTCGAATTCGTCAATGGCTTCCACGACACCGCTAACGCGGTAGCCACGGTGATCTACACCAACGCACTGCCGGCACCGGTCGCGGTTGTGTGGTCCGGGCTGTGCAATTTCCTGGGGGTGCTGCTCTCCAGTGGCGCGGTAGCATTCGGCATCATCGCCCTGCTGCCAGTGGAGTTGATTCTACAGGTAGGCTCCTCGGCGGGCTTCGCGATGGTTTTTGCCCTGCTGCTGGCGGCGATCATCTGGAACCTGGGCACCTGGTGGCTGGGGCTGCCGGCGTCCTCCTCGCACACGCTGATCGGTTCGATCATCGGTGTGGGTGTGGCCAATGCGCTGATGCATGGGCGTGACGGCACCAGCGGCGTGGACTGGGCCCAGGCCAGCAAGGTGGGTTACGCCCTGCTGTTCTCCCCGCTGATCGGTTTTGCCTGCGCCGCCTTGTTGTTGCTCGCCCTGCGTGCACTGGTCAAGCGCCAAGCGCTGTACCAGGCGCCGCAAGGCCAGACACCCCCGCCATGGTGGATTCGTGGCGTACTGATCCTGACCTGCACCGGGGTGTCTTTCGCCCACGGTTCCAACGACGGCCAGAAAGGCATGGGCCTGATCATGCTGATTCTGGTCGGCACCCTGCCCATGGCGTATGCGCTGAACAAGACCATGCCCAATGAGCAGGCGCTGCAGTTTTCTGCTGTCGCCGAGGTGACCCGTCAGGCGTTGGTGCGCAGTAACCCGCATGCGGCCCCGGCTGACCCACGCCAAACGCTGACCGCGTTCATTGGCGAACCCAAGGCCAGCCCGCAACTGGTACCGGCGCTGGCGGCGCTGACCGGGATGATTGGTGAAGAGGTGAAAGGCTACGGCTCACTCAAACGCATCCCCGCCGAAGCCATGGCCAACGTGCGCAATGACATGTACCTGACCAGCGAAGCCATTCGCCTGATCGAGAAAAACCGCCTGGTGGCATTCGATGCCGATACCCGCAGCCATGTGCAGCTGTTCAAGACCCAACTGGACGACGCCACTCGCTATATTCCGCTGTGGGTGAAGGTGGCCGTGGCCATCGCGCTGGGGCTGGGGACCATGGTTGGCTGGCGGCGCATCGTGGTAACCGTAGGCGAGAAGATTGGCAAGACCCACCTGAGCTATGCCCAAGGCGCCTCGGCGGAGGTGGTTGCCATGTGCACCATTGGCGCAGCAGACATGTTCGGCTTGCCGGTCTCCACCACCCACGTGCTGAGTTCGGGGGTGGCGGGGACTATGGTGGCCAATGGGTCGGGGATTCAGAAGCGCACGTTGTTCAACTTGCTGATGGCCTGGGTGCTGACCTTGCCGGCGGCGATGCTGTTGGCTGGCAGCCTGTACTGGCTGCTGAACCACATCCTCTAG